In Bicyclus anynana chromosome 13, ilBicAnyn1.1, whole genome shotgun sequence, a genomic segment contains:
- the LOC128198677 gene encoding uncharacterized protein LOC128198677: protein MFVLKLVLVACAVLVKCDAAFVDTLTKCSIQNDECLSNFYESSLRKIGSVGIPEINMPPIDPYKITNVTVKVLDVVTVTMTDGVLRGLSKCKSLKYHMDLKKRTVVQEFVCNLSIIGNIVIEGSSPAVQGIFGAPSIDGVGTGKVKLEKLFFRFDFPLIPFKKEDGEVYFKILNKNIKYKYDVKKVIFEAEKLMVGSEDISKVVIPYLNNNYEIMLQIIGPEFFKKGKDIFVDVYNMFIGRISTKNYLSENLSYLVD, encoded by the exons TGGACACACTAACAAAATGTAGTATTCAAAATGACGAATGCCTTAGTAACTTTTACGAAAGCAGTCTACGAAAAATCGGCTCAGTGGGCATCCCGGAAATAAATATGCCTCCCATTGATCCCTACAAAATTACGAACgtaacagtaaaagtattgGACGTGGTCACAGTAACGATGACCGATGGAGTTCTTAGGGGACTCAGTAAATGTAAATCATTAAAGTACCA TATGGATTTGAAAAAACGAACTGTCGTACAGGAATTTGTTTGCAACTTATCAATAATAGGCAACATCGTCATCGAAGGCTCGAGTCCAGCAGTCCAAGGAATCTTTGGTGCTCCATCAATTGACGGCGTGGGCACGGGAAAAGTTAAACTTG aaaagTTATTTTTCCGCTTTGATTTTCCACTCATCCCTTTCAAGAAAGAGGACGGTGAagtttattttaagattttgaacaaaaatattaaatacaagtaTGATGTTAAAAAAGTCATTTTTGAAGCTGAGAAGTTAATGGTTGGATCAGAGGATATCA GTAAAGTTGTTATtccttatttaaataataattatgaaataatgcTACAGATCATCGGCCCTGAGTTCTTTAAGAAAGGCAAGGACATCTTTGTGGATGTTTACAATATGTTCATAGGGCGCATATCTACGAAAAATTACCTCAGCGAGAATCTATCTTATCTTGTAGACTAA